A single window of Paenibacillus sp. FSL H8-0537 DNA harbors:
- a CDS encoding alpha/beta hydrolase: MAQWLKARMQQRLAYDRTLFYHGSAGLLMAGTLAMVLVALGMPTGFGTLVDIGGFVSLNTVALYAAAQLCSVLLTLVFVPVPRLFAGFFLYVGFEAYFILYYSEFGMLMAALFAAAYAICGAVAGMLLGQIVKLPGRGLAIAGIILAGALFVNVAANQLRGASDDAAPAADMDSNYSSADGASDMSLGDGVPFASIEADNPALPGDYSYKAFTYGSGSDKQRSEYGEQTELLATSVDASAYIKKWAWLKKQFWGFDQRELPLNARVWMPEGDGAFPLVLMVHGNHLMEEFSDAGYAYLGELLASRGFIAISVDENFLNYSVWSSIPEQDMKMRAWIMLKHIQQIQSFSTLTDNPFYSKVDFSKVSLIGHSRGGQAVAMAVDYKRWFAEDEGLSSIAQVNFASVVALAPTDKQVDNASARIKDVSYLTLQGARDGDVNSFYGDRQYIRTSFTLGSPYFKASLYMSEANHSRFNSDWGMMDERVPGGLFLNQQNMMTQAEQQQAAKVYVSAFLESTLHGNDAYKPLFENNKTAPDWLPSSSNYVSRYEDASFLAAARYEEDVNKLTLPSGGKLSAEGFKVWEESEAKDRDNRNKGSRGAVLEWDAAASYTLELAGTYSEAIVSKGLNTFSFSMENMGVENRDDDAAAAPQIELELVPSQGQAVRLPLSSFNDIPLPFETQFTIAPWLEKRIKKGKYKESIESVFQTYSLPLARFAEAGGWPSGAKITQITFYFSGAAGRVMLDDIGFYQ, translated from the coding sequence TTGGCCCAGTGGTTAAAGGCGCGGATGCAGCAGCGGCTCGCCTATGACAGGACGCTGTTCTACCATGGCTCCGCAGGGCTGCTGATGGCGGGAACGCTGGCGATGGTGCTGGTAGCGCTGGGCATGCCGACGGGATTTGGGACGCTTGTGGATATCGGCGGTTTTGTGTCGTTAAATACCGTGGCCTTGTATGCAGCCGCGCAGCTGTGCTCAGTGCTGCTAACGCTTGTTTTTGTGCCTGTTCCTCGCTTGTTTGCCGGTTTTTTCTTATACGTAGGATTTGAAGCTTATTTCATTTTGTATTATTCGGAATTTGGCATGCTCATGGCGGCGCTGTTTGCAGCGGCGTATGCGATTTGTGGCGCGGTGGCAGGCATGCTGCTCGGTCAAATAGTGAAGCTGCCTGGCAGAGGGCTCGCCATAGCAGGCATTATTTTGGCAGGAGCACTATTTGTAAACGTTGCAGCGAATCAATTGCGCGGAGCTTCTGATGATGCAGCACCTGCCGCCGATATGGATTCCAACTATTCATCTGCAGATGGGGCCTCGGATATGAGCCTAGGGGACGGCGTGCCGTTTGCTTCCATTGAAGCTGACAATCCGGCATTGCCCGGCGATTACAGCTATAAGGCCTTTACCTATGGCAGCGGGAGCGACAAGCAGCGCAGCGAATACGGCGAGCAGACGGAGCTGCTCGCGACCTCCGTAGACGCATCGGCTTACATTAAAAAGTGGGCGTGGCTCAAGAAGCAATTTTGGGGCTTTGATCAACGCGAGCTTCCGTTAAACGCGAGAGTGTGGATGCCGGAAGGCGATGGAGCGTTCCCGCTTGTGCTCATGGTGCATGGCAATCATTTAATGGAGGAGTTTTCGGACGCAGGCTATGCCTACTTGGGCGAGCTGCTTGCGAGCCGGGGCTTTATCGCGATATCGGTAGATGAAAACTTTCTTAATTATTCAGTCTGGTCGAGCATTCCTGAGCAGGATATGAAAATGCGGGCATGGATCATGCTCAAGCACATTCAGCAAATCCAGTCGTTCAGTACGCTGACGGATAATCCCTTTTACAGCAAAGTTGATTTTTCCAAGGTATCTTTAATTGGACATTCACGTGGTGGTCAAGCGGTAGCGATGGCCGTGGATTACAAACGATGGTTTGCCGAGGATGAAGGGCTTTCCAGCATCGCCCAGGTCAATTTTGCTTCCGTAGTGGCTTTGGCTCCGACGGATAAGCAGGTGGACAATGCATCGGCGCGGATTAAAGATGTGAGCTATTTGACGCTGCAAGGCGCAAGGGATGGCGACGTCAACAGCTTTTACGGAGACAGGCAGTACATTCGCACCAGCTTTACACTAGGCTCGCCGTATTTTAAAGCGTCGCTTTATATGTCCGAGGCGAACCACAGCCGCTTTAATTCGGATTGGGGCATGATGGATGAACGGGTTCCCGGCGGGCTGTTTCTTAATCAGCAGAACATGATGACGCAGGCGGAGCAGCAGCAGGCGGCCAAAGTGTATGTCTCGGCTTTTCTGGAATCTACTCTGCACGGCAACGATGCTTATAAGCCTTTGTTCGAAAATAACAAAACGGCGCCGGATTGGCTCCCCTCCTCCAGCAATTATGTAAGCAGATACGAGGATGCTTCCTTCCTCGCGGCAGCGCGTTATGAAGAAGACGTGAACAAGCTGACGCTGCCGAGCGGAGGCAAGCTGAGTGCCGAAGGCTTCAAGGTATGGGAGGAGTCGGAGGCGAAGGACCGGGACAATCGGAATAAGGGCTCGCGCGGTGCTGTGCTGGAATGGGACGCTGCTGCGTCCTATACGTTGGAGCTTGCAGGGACGTATAGCGAGGCCATCGTTTCCAAGGGACTTAATACGTTCAGCTTTTCTATGGAAAATATGGGAGTGGAAAATAGGGATGATGATGCGGCAGCTGCGCCGCAAATCGAGCTGGAGCTTGTGCCTTCACAGGGGCAGGCGGTGCGCTTGCCATTATCCAGCTTTAACGATATTCCGCTGCCCTTCGAAACGCAGTTTACCATTGCCCCTTGGCTGGAGAAGCGGATTAAGAAGGGAAAATATAAAGAGAGCATTGAATCGGTGTTTCAGACCTACAGCTTGCCGCTAGCACGGTTTGCGGAAGCAGGGGGCTGGCCATCCGGGGCGAAAATTACGCAGATAACGTTTTATTTTTCCGGAGCGGCTGGCCGGGTGATGCTGGATGACATCGGCTTTTATCAATAA
- a CDS encoding ABC transporter ATP-binding protein — MIIDIQNVTWEREEKIVLQGIDWQVEAGQHWCLLGLNGSGKTTLLNMINGYIWPTIGSVSVLGHKFGEYDLRELRKSIGWVSTSLQQKLHGQDTAFKIVLSGKFATIGLYDQALQEDEEQAISLMRSLGCEVLLNRTYSTLSQGERQRVLIARALMAAPKLLILDEPCTGLDVFAREQLLEMINQVAQQPDAPTIIYVTHHVEEILPCFNQTLLIKDGRVFEAGDTSKVLSSARMSDFFGVPVEVEQRENRNWLFIKAAESK; from the coding sequence ATGATTATAGACATTCAAAACGTAACTTGGGAACGGGAAGAAAAGATCGTCCTTCAAGGGATTGATTGGCAGGTTGAAGCGGGTCAGCACTGGTGTTTGTTAGGGCTTAACGGCTCCGGGAAGACGACGCTTTTAAATATGATTAACGGCTATATTTGGCCAACGATTGGGTCTGTATCGGTGCTGGGACATAAATTTGGCGAATACGATTTGCGTGAGCTGCGCAAAAGCATAGGCTGGGTCAGCACATCGCTCCAGCAGAAGCTGCATGGTCAGGATACCGCCTTCAAAATTGTCTTAAGCGGAAAATTCGCTACGATTGGGCTGTATGATCAAGCGCTGCAGGAGGATGAAGAGCAGGCAATCTCGTTGATGCGCAGCCTCGGCTGTGAAGTATTGCTGAACCGGACGTACAGCACGCTCTCGCAGGGCGAGCGCCAGCGGGTGCTCATTGCAAGAGCGCTGATGGCTGCGCCTAAGCTGCTCATTTTGGACGAGCCTTGTACCGGGCTCGATGTGTTTGCGAGAGAACAGCTGCTGGAGATGATCAATCAGGTGGCACAGCAGCCGGATGCGCCGACTATTATTTATGTAACCCATCATGTAGAGGAAATTTTGCCTTGCTTTAATCAAACGCTGCTGATTAAGGATGGCCGGGTTTTTGAAGCCGGTGATACAAGCAAGGTGCTCTCATCAGCGCGAATGAGCGATTTTTTTGGCGTGCCTGTAGAGGTCGAACAGCGTGAGAACCGCAATTGGCTCTTTATAAAGGCAGCTGAGAGCAAGTGA
- a CDS encoding GTP pyrophosphokinase family protein, producing the protein MQRDMMKQWAHFFLTYKFALDEVETKLNILNEEFQFIHDYNPIEHVKTRIKNPESVMDKLRRKNMDINLENAKEHIRDIAGVRVICSFSTDIYQILEMISQQTDVKVIEVKDYVLNPKPNGYKSLHLIVEIPVFLTNRIENVLVEIQIRTSAMDFWASLEHKIYYKYNEGIPPEIQQQLKESADMINLLDKRMLALNQEVLKHREFAIE; encoded by the coding sequence ATGCAGCGAGATATGATGAAGCAATGGGCGCACTTTTTTTTAACGTATAAATTTGCCTTGGATGAAGTAGAGACGAAGCTGAATATTTTAAACGAGGAATTTCAATTTATTCATGACTACAACCCGATTGAGCATGTCAAAACGCGGATTAAAAACCCCGAAAGCGTCATGGACAAGCTCCGCCGCAAAAATATGGATATTAACTTGGAAAATGCAAAAGAACATATTCGCGATATTGCTGGCGTTCGGGTCATCTGTTCTTTCTCCACTGACATTTATCAAATACTGGAAATGATCAGCCAGCAAACCGATGTTAAAGTGATTGAAGTGAAGGATTATGTCCTCAATCCGAAGCCTAACGGCTACAAGAGCCTGCATCTCATCGTAGAAATCCCTGTCTTCCTGACGAACCGCATTGAAAATGTGCTTGTTGAAATTCAAATCCGCACGAGCGCGATGGATTTCTGGGCTAGTCTGGAGCATAAAATTTATTACAAATATAATGAAGGCATTCCTCCGGAAATTCAGCAGCAGCTGAAGGAATCCGCCGACATGATCAATTTGCTCGATAAACGCATGCTCGCTCTGAATCAAGAGGTACTTAAGCACCGCGAATTCGCGATAGAATAA
- a CDS encoding DUF1540 domain-containing protein, with translation MPKGVSCSVSNCTFWSEGNNCGADSIAIDIDQHASADFGSEFAAEELGLQHQDQAAKSSATCCHTFKAR, from the coding sequence ATGCCAAAGGGCGTATCATGCAGCGTATCGAATTGCACGTTTTGGTCAGAAGGTAATAACTGTGGCGCCGATTCCATTGCGATTGATATTGATCAGCATGCAAGTGCCGATTTTGGATCAGAATTTGCCGCTGAAGAGCTTGGCTTGCAGCATCAGGACCAGGCGGCGAAGTCGTCTGCAACATGCTGCCATACCTTTAAAGCGCGCTAA
- a CDS encoding YpuI family protein — protein sequence MPATNVKPLSETTRIKLKEAVNQLEPFLNHYSLVQLNGEQSSDEAQNFYKGLLSDLRHLLVFSEVSVEKLGVLLRRPNFDNDFAERALYEVYHQCVNAFFYPKNECYSEDGRYAYTGQDAIRFLFKPVREARDIVLSLSKIYEELRDELAYYETDYMTQRRMQGQK from the coding sequence ATGCCAGCGACTAATGTCAAACCACTTAGTGAGACAACCCGTATTAAACTAAAAGAAGCCGTGAATCAATTGGAGCCATTTTTGAATCACTATTCGCTCGTACAATTGAATGGGGAGCAAAGCAGTGACGAGGCGCAAAATTTTTACAAAGGCCTGCTATCCGATTTGAGACATTTGTTGGTGTTTTCTGAAGTCTCGGTTGAAAAGCTGGGAGTACTGCTCAGACGCCCCAATTTTGATAACGATTTTGCAGAACGTGCCTTGTACGAAGTGTACCATCAATGTGTAAATGCCTTCTTCTATCCTAAAAATGAATGTTATTCCGAAGATGGCCGCTACGCATACACGGGTCAAGACGCGATTCGCTTCTTGTTCAAGCCTGTTCGTGAAGCCCGCGATATCGTATTGTCTTTATCCAAAATTTACGAAGAGCTGCGCGATGAGCTTGCCTACTACGAAACAGACTACATGACCCAGCGTCGGATGCAGGGGCAAAAATAA
- a CDS encoding S8 family peptidase — MKKKWIGVFTVLVAATLLIPTAPLFLPQGNRPTAPVKSLSADQEKQHKLRTLNRDMEATSFLCVSECTKEFYKLMDTSQAGKTRKTGKTLSTKHVTSMMNMHKHMSYIRLMNGERSVQRGAIPSNSGKSEVEAAAAAVKQGKTYESKPFVNESGSRFIVLGVPHQKYRGMGVVGVIKQDIVTQVERHQKRNLRLVPYPSEGNYRIESVIPNTNRDTTVQTGEDNGNSSHYHVKDVVVHFAEKVTDEQLEKMKQSVNAVSVNQINQIDNTYVFRSKNMEAKQMKEYFSRSWKTEYVEPHYLYMTNETNNDGDSGDVIPNDALYAKYQWNLPSIETEKGWKLSRGSDQVIVAVLDTGVQLDHPDLQGKLLDGTNIVDSEAEPDDDVGHGTHVAGIIGASVNNGEGVAGLSWYNKVMPVKVLDSSGAGSTYSVAQGLIWATDHGAKVINMSLGNYAQADFLHDAIKYAYDHDVVLIAASGNDNTDRPGYPAAYPEVFAVAATDSAQKKASFSNYGDYIDVAAPGDSIASTYPGGQYAALSGTSMASPHVAALAGLIRSVNPDLTNEEVMEIMRKSAVDLGDPGKDVYFGYGEIDIDRALKAAMNFNTALQTYPDKTKNRLNSITRKYEK, encoded by the coding sequence ATGAAAAAGAAATGGATCGGCGTCTTTACCGTGCTTGTTGCGGCGACGCTGCTGATTCCGACTGCACCTTTGTTTCTTCCTCAAGGCAATAGACCGACTGCCCCTGTCAAAAGCTTGTCTGCCGACCAGGAGAAGCAGCATAAGCTGCGCACGCTTAATCGGGATATGGAGGCCACTTCTTTTCTGTGCGTCTCTGAATGCACCAAAGAATTTTATAAGCTGATGGACACGAGCCAGGCCGGGAAAACCCGGAAAACAGGAAAAACATTGTCGACCAAGCACGTTACCAGCATGATGAACATGCATAAGCATATGTCCTACATCCGCTTGATGAACGGAGAGCGAAGCGTACAGCGCGGTGCCATTCCTTCTAACTCCGGCAAAAGCGAAGTAGAAGCAGCTGCGGCAGCCGTCAAGCAGGGCAAAACCTATGAATCCAAGCCATTTGTAAATGAGAGTGGCAGCCGTTTCATCGTGCTCGGGGTTCCCCATCAGAAATACCGCGGCATGGGCGTCGTTGGCGTCATTAAGCAGGATATTGTCACCCAGGTGGAGCGCCATCAGAAGCGCAATTTGCGGCTTGTCCCCTATCCAAGCGAAGGCAACTACCGAATTGAGTCGGTTATTCCGAATACGAACCGTGATACAACGGTACAGACCGGGGAAGACAATGGAAATTCCAGCCATTACCATGTGAAGGATGTTGTGGTCCATTTTGCCGAGAAGGTAACCGATGAGCAGCTTGAAAAAATGAAGCAATCCGTTAACGCTGTTTCCGTCAACCAAATTAATCAGATCGACAATACCTATGTGTTCCGTTCCAAAAATATGGAAGCGAAGCAAATGAAGGAATATTTCAGCCGCTCCTGGAAAACGGAATATGTCGAGCCTCACTATTTATATATGACGAATGAAACAAATAATGACGGCGACAGCGGGGACGTCATTCCCAATGACGCGCTGTATGCCAAATATCAATGGAATTTACCCTCCATTGAAACGGAGAAAGGCTGGAAGCTGTCGAGGGGCAGTGATCAGGTCATTGTAGCGGTACTGGACACTGGCGTACAATTGGATCATCCCGATTTGCAGGGCAAGCTGCTGGATGGCACCAACATTGTCGACAGCGAGGCTGAGCCGGATGATGATGTCGGTCACGGTACGCATGTAGCTGGCATCATTGGTGCATCCGTCAACAATGGCGAGGGTGTCGCCGGCTTATCCTGGTACAACAAGGTGATGCCAGTCAAGGTGCTCGACAGCAGCGGTGCGGGCTCAACCTACTCGGTCGCTCAAGGGCTGATCTGGGCAACTGACCATGGCGCCAAGGTGATTAATATGAGTCTCGGCAATTATGCTCAGGCTGATTTCCTGCATGATGCAATCAAATATGCGTATGATCATGACGTAGTCCTCATCGCCGCCAGCGGCAATGACAATACGGATCGCCCAGGCTATCCAGCCGCTTATCCGGAAGTATTCGCTGTTGCGGCAACAGATTCCGCGCAGAAAAAAGCCTCTTTCTCCAACTACGGCGACTATATTGATGTGGCTGCACCGGGAGACAGCATTGCCAGCACGTACCCTGGAGGCCAATATGCGGCGCTCTCCGGCACCTCAATGGCAAGTCCGCATGTAGCGGCGCTAGCTGGTCTCATTCGGTCCGTCAATCCGGATTTGACGAATGAGGAAGTGATGGAAATTATGCGCAAATCGGCCGTTGATCTGGGCGATCCTGGTAAGGATGTTTATTTTGGTTACGGAGAAATAGACATTGATCGTGCTCTCAAAGCCGCAATGAACTTTAATACGGCACTCCAGACGTACCCGGACAAGACGAAAAACCGTCTCAATTCCATCACGCGCAAATACGAGAAATAA
- a CDS encoding DUF488 domain-containing protein: protein MLPSGKLYTSNLNGLKKINFAAKKLMITRAEMDIADVIMCHALAPSQDLFQFSLDGRKEDADFAWWPKYEERFVAELQFDRKLEALRQVYRMLLEGSHVVLLCFCHDHRYCHRRLVGEFFAPYGVKSEELNPILIEQIKLF from the coding sequence ATGCTGCCTTCAGGCAAGCTGTATACGAGCAATTTAAATGGCTTGAAAAAAATAAATTTCGCAGCGAAAAAGCTGATGATTACGCGAGCGGAGATGGATATTGCGGATGTGATCATGTGCCATGCCTTGGCGCCTTCGCAGGATTTATTCCAGTTTTCGCTTGATGGGCGAAAAGAAGATGCTGATTTCGCATGGTGGCCGAAATATGAAGAGCGCTTTGTAGCGGAGCTGCAATTCGATCGCAAGCTTGAGGCGCTTCGCCAGGTTTACCGCATGCTGCTGGAGGGCAGCCATGTGGTGCTGCTCTGTTTTTGCCATGACCATCGTTATTGCCATCGCCGCCTGGTCGGCGAATTTTTTGCGCCATACGGGGTGAAGTCCGAGGAGCTTAATCCGATATTAATCGAGCAGATAAAGCTGTTTTAA
- a CDS encoding Nif3-like dinuclear metal center hexameric protein, whose product MLANGHTVVQIMEQLAPKHYAVENDKIGLQLGTLAKPISHILVALDVTDEVVDEAIAAGAELIIAHHAIIFRPLSKLDTSTPAGKLYEKLIKNDIAVYISHTNLDVTDGGINDWMADLVGIKPEGRVCLEEVHTDQWNKLVVFVPKGHEEKVLEAIWSAGGGQIGDYSRCSFITEGTGTFLPGEGTTPYIGAPGKLEKTAEVRLEVVVPDSLKRKALQAMLKAHPYDEVAYDLYEIDLTGRSVGLGRAGKLSEPVTLAELTERVKQAFEVPVVRVVGEAGREVRKVAVLGGSGARYVRHAIFAGADVLITGDIDYHTAHDALAVGIAIIDPGHNVEKIMKQRTADWLNVQLQSRKSDTKALASAIHTEPFTFV is encoded by the coding sequence ATGCTTGCCAATGGACACACCGTCGTCCAAATAATGGAGCAGCTGGCTCCAAAGCATTATGCGGTAGAAAATGATAAAATCGGTCTGCAGCTAGGAACGCTGGCTAAGCCCATTAGCCATATTCTCGTGGCTCTCGACGTAACGGATGAGGTCGTGGACGAAGCGATTGCTGCTGGGGCAGAACTGATTATTGCCCACCATGCGATTATTTTCCGCCCGCTCTCAAAGCTTGATACGTCTACGCCAGCAGGCAAGCTGTATGAGAAGCTGATCAAAAATGATATAGCGGTGTACATCTCCCACACCAATCTGGACGTAACAGATGGCGGCATTAACGATTGGATGGCGGATTTGGTCGGTATTAAGCCGGAAGGGCGTGTGTGCCTGGAGGAAGTGCATACGGACCAATGGAATAAGCTCGTCGTGTTCGTCCCTAAAGGGCATGAGGAAAAGGTGCTGGAGGCGATCTGGAGCGCAGGAGGCGGTCAAATCGGCGATTACAGCCGCTGCAGCTTTATAACCGAAGGAACGGGAACGTTTTTGCCTGGGGAAGGAACGACGCCGTACATTGGCGCTCCTGGCAAGCTGGAAAAAACAGCAGAGGTCCGTCTTGAGGTCGTTGTCCCTGACAGCTTAAAGCGCAAAGCCTTACAAGCGATGCTGAAAGCCCATCCTTACGATGAGGTTGCTTATGACTTGTACGAAATCGATTTAACCGGCCGTTCAGTTGGACTAGGCAGAGCGGGTAAGCTGAGCGAGCCTGTAACGCTTGCTGAGCTTACAGAGCGCGTGAAGCAGGCATTCGAGGTACCCGTTGTTCGAGTAGTTGGTGAAGCAGGTCGTGAAGTGCGCAAGGTCGCTGTACTGGGCGGCTCAGGGGCGCGCTACGTTCGCCATGCGATTTTTGCCGGAGCCGATGTGCTCATTACGGGTGATATTGACTATCATACCGCTCATGATGCACTCGCTGTGGGCATTGCGATTATTGATCCTGGCCATAATGTGGAAAAAATAATGAAGCAGCGCACAGCCGATTGGCTTAATGTGCAGCTGCAGTCGCGCAAATCGGACACGAAGGCGCTCGCCTCTGCGATCCATACAGAGCCTTTTACATTTGTATAA
- a CDS encoding tRNA (adenine(22)-N(1))-methyltransferase TrmK: MLKLSNRLQTIAGYVTAGSRIADIGSDHAQLPVYLLQAEIVPSAIAGELNKGPFDAARRQGAAVGLLHKLDVRQGDGLSVIQPLEVDTVTIAGMGGALMSDILEAGYQAGKLEGVKELVLQPNVGEDRVRSWLLEHGWSLLAETIMEEDGKIYEVLHAQKQDGQESKEHNAKVYDTSLLPDSLPEEIRLALLVRMGPFLLRKPIPVFHQKWQAELEKLERVCQSLSLSEQPEAAGKLAQLRHEMTIMKEVLACLPMDTPSSK, from the coding sequence ATGTTGAAACTTTCTAACCGATTACAAACGATTGCGGGATATGTAACAGCGGGCTCGCGTATAGCTGATATTGGCTCAGATCATGCGCAGCTGCCTGTTTATTTGCTGCAAGCGGAAATAGTGCCTTCGGCGATTGCCGGAGAATTAAATAAAGGGCCGTTTGATGCGGCTCGCAGGCAGGGAGCAGCCGTTGGGCTGCTCCATAAGCTCGATGTTCGCCAAGGAGATGGCTTATCCGTCATTCAGCCGCTGGAGGTTGACACGGTAACGATTGCGGGCATGGGCGGCGCCTTAATGAGCGATATTTTGGAGGCTGGCTATCAGGCTGGCAAGCTCGAAGGCGTTAAAGAACTGGTGCTTCAGCCCAATGTTGGCGAGGACCGGGTCAGAAGCTGGCTGCTTGAGCACGGCTGGTCGCTGCTTGCTGAGACGATCATGGAGGAGGACGGAAAGATTTACGAGGTTCTCCATGCTCAGAAGCAAGATGGCCAAGAGAGCAAGGAGCATAACGCTAAAGTTTATGATACGTCCTTATTGCCAGACTCCTTGCCTGAGGAAATTCGCTTAGCTCTGCTCGTGCGGATGGGGCCTTTTTTGCTGCGTAAGCCGATTCCCGTATTTCATCAAAAATGGCAGGCGGAGCTTGAAAAGCTGGAACGCGTATGCCAAAGCTTGTCCCTTTCAGAGCAGCCGGAAGCAGCTGGAAAGCTGGCGCAGCTGCGTCATGAAATGACGATTATGAAGGAGGTGCTCGCATGCTTGCCAATGGACACACCGTCGTCCAAATAA
- the rpoD gene encoding RNA polymerase sigma factor RpoD, with product MANDQHTGLEAEQKLDQVKDQLIEQGKKRSSLTYKEIMEKLSPFDQDPEQIDEFFEQLDDQGIEVLNENDEERHNPLDNREGEQEREQDDFNFDDDLALPPGIKINDPVRMYLKEIGRVPLLSADDEIELARRIENGDEEAKRRLAEANLRLVVSIAKRYVGRGMLFLDLIQEGNMGLIKAVEKFDHLKGFKFSTYATWWIRQAITRAIADQARTIRIPVHMVETINKLIRVSRQLLQELGREPSPEEIAAEMELSTEKVREIMKIAQEPVSLETPIGEEDDSHLGDFIEDQEALAPADAAAYELLKEQLEDVLDTLTEREENVLRLRFGLDDGRTRTLEEVGKVFGVTRERIRQIEAKALRKLRHPSRSKRLKDFLE from the coding sequence ATGGCGAATGATCAGCATACTGGATTGGAAGCTGAACAAAAGCTGGATCAAGTCAAAGACCAGCTGATTGAACAGGGTAAGAAGAGATCCTCCCTAACTTATAAAGAGATTATGGAGAAATTGTCGCCTTTCGACCAGGATCCGGAGCAGATTGACGAGTTTTTCGAGCAGCTGGATGATCAAGGGATTGAGGTTCTCAACGAAAATGATGAGGAGCGTCATAATCCGCTTGATAATCGTGAAGGAGAACAGGAAAGAGAGCAGGACGACTTTAATTTTGATGATGATTTGGCGCTTCCGCCGGGCATCAAGATTAATGACCCTGTTCGGATGTACTTAAAAGAAATCGGACGCGTGCCGCTGCTTTCTGCTGACGATGAAATTGAACTCGCACGCAGAATCGAGAATGGCGACGAGGAAGCTAAGCGCAGACTGGCTGAAGCGAATCTTCGTCTCGTGGTCAGTATTGCCAAGCGCTATGTTGGACGCGGCATGCTGTTTCTCGACTTGATTCAAGAGGGCAATATGGGTCTGATTAAAGCGGTTGAGAAGTTTGATCATCTGAAGGGCTTTAAATTCAGTACGTATGCGACATGGTGGATTCGCCAAGCGATTACACGGGCGATTGCCGATCAGGCGCGGACGATCCGGATTCCTGTTCATATGGTGGAAACGATCAACAAGCTGATCAGAGTATCGCGTCAATTGCTGCAAGAATTGGGACGCGAGCCATCACCGGAAGAAATTGCTGCCGAGATGGAGCTGAGCACGGAAAAGGTTCGGGAAATTATGAAGATTGCACAGGAACCCGTATCGCTGGAGACGCCGATTGGCGAAGAAGACGATTCCCATCTTGGCGATTTCATTGAAGATCAGGAGGCGCTTGCTCCTGCGGATGCAGCTGCTTATGAGCTGCTGAAGGAACAGCTTGAGGATGTGCTCGATACGCTTACCGAGCGTGAAGAGAACGTATTGCGCTTGCGCTTCGGTCTTGATGACGGACGTACAAGAACGCTGGAAGAAGTGGGCAAGGTGTTTGGCGTAACCCGCGAGCGGATACGGCAAATTGAGGCGAAGGCGCTTCGCAAATTGCGTCATCCGAGCCGCAGCAAACGCTTGAAGGATTTTCTCGAATAA